The following nucleotide sequence is from cyanobacterium endosymbiont of Braarudosphaera bigelowii.
GCTTCTAGTGAACTAAATCTTTCATCAATATACTCTATAGCTAAATTTAGAACTGTAGAAATACGATTACCGAATTTCTGTATCTGCTTAGCTTGAGATCCCAGATTACCATCTGCTAGTATAGGTAACCCAATGATTAACTTTGTTACTTCTCTTTCTTTTATAATTTTTTTTATTTGTTCAATATCAGATAAAAATGATTGACGATGAATAGTAATTAATTCTGTAGCTATTAGGCCTGTTCCGTCACATCCTGCTACGCCAATTCTTTTATTACCGACATCTAATCCTAGAACACAAATTTTTTCAGTCACAATGACAATAGACTATACACTTAGAAGATATAATACCATCTCAGATTAATACAGTATTACAAATATTGAATAAGTAACAAGTACTATTAATTTTTATTAATGCAGACAACTGTTTAATAACTTTGTATTAATACTTAAAATCTTATTTTTTCTTAACAGACACATATAGGCGCTCTTAGTAAGCAATAATATATATCCATAA
It contains:
- the ruvX gene encoding Holliday junction resolvase RuvX; this encodes MTEKICVLGLDVGNKRIGVAGCDGTGLIATELITIHRQSFLSDIEQIKKIIKEREVTKLIIGLPILADGNLGSQAKQIQKFGNRISTVLNLAIEYIDERFSSLEAESELKAQRKYSSYNKGLIDSYAAKIILQRWLDQRHITF